One Mangifera indica cultivar Alphonso chromosome 4, CATAS_Mindica_2.1, whole genome shotgun sequence genomic region harbors:
- the LOC123213747 gene encoding protein ACCUMULATION AND REPLICATION OF CHLOROPLASTS 3 isoform X5, whose protein sequence is MIYQMCDCNKGFLDKVASAGYGLDHIAAVEILKTVKSINGFAIAIVLKPFSFEGQRRIDEVKDLVAKLHNQTNVCIDIETDRLLEMDLVTLDEALKTANDAVLLAINAVSVLTSEMHRKLIDIPHDNARTLEVSEVLKILGNYKEAKIGFGAGSHIKASILQAIYDCPFIGASLKELNGMVICIVASSELIDDNDLLGFVHTFRQTMECTREIIVSSVHEPNLESNLLITVLTLDSLKQQALHESSILSILARHFPFVSNLWRRSQPKSTNTHVEDEIENVHLPKVSSSSEPGEMEDIVAVMERFDHSEEAQTEWSNDNNNDSSMSGQSEAELFDPRTEPSNFHNQITEGTPSFQRGPLDGWNLGPGYQTAQEWARERAADPGSTSTLDNLSIFCLPVGVRPLEELKDRTTVFNVSKLLEPKNGDDVKALPLFRDFTSTASTLLKGRTADGQKKQGGLSSRAASMLEAERDSPKKWTPVIEMQYRGGVYQGRCQGGLPEGKGRLILVNGSIYDGMWRYGKKSGLGTYYFGNGDVFQGSWRDDVMHGKGWFYFQTGDRWFANFWKGKANGEGRFYSKSGDVCFGHFQDGWRHGHFLCIGVAGERCIEVWDKGVLLSRKQLDSNTVAE, encoded by the exons GTGGCTAGTGCAGGATATGGCCTAGATCACATTGCAGCTGTTGAAATTCTCAAAACTGTTAAATCTATAAATGGATTTGCCATTGCTATTGTTCTAAAGCCTTTCAGCTTTGAAGGACAAAGACGCATTGATGAG GTGAAAGATTTGGTAGCAAAACTTCACAATCAGACAAATGTTTGTATTG ATATCGAAACAGACAGGCTACTTGAAATGGATTTGGTTACCCTAGATGAGGCTTTGAAAACTGCAAATGATGCTGTTTTGTTGGCTATAAATGCTGTCTCTGTTCTAACATCT GAAATGCACAGAAAGCTAATTGATATACCACATGATAATGCGAGGACACTAGAAGTTTCAGAAGTTTTGAAA ATTCTGGGAAACTACAAAGAAGCTAAAATTGGATTTGGAGCTGGTTCCCACATCAAAGCTTCCATTTTGCAAGCTATATATGACTGCCCTTTCATTGGTGCTAGTCTAAAG GAATTGAATGGGATGGTGATATGCATTGTTGCTAGTTCAGAGCTTATTGATGATAATGATTTACTAGGCTTTGTGCATACTTTTCGTCAAACTATGGAATGCACAAGGGAAATCATTGTATCTTCTGTTCATGAACCTAATCTGGAGTCGAACCTGCTAATAACAGTTCTTACATTGGA TTCTCTTAAACAACAAGCCTTGCATGAAAGCAGCATTTTATCTATATTGGCCCGTCACTTTCCCTTTGTTTCTAATTTATGGCGGAGATCCCAGCCAAAATCAACCAATACTCATGTAGAAGATGAAATTGAGAATGTACACCTTCCTAAGGTGAGTAGTTCATCAGAACCTGGTGAAATGGAAGATATTGTTGCTGTCATGGAAAGATTTGACCACTCTGAAGAAGCACAGACAGAATGGAGCAATGACAACAATAATGATTCCAG CATGTCTGGACAAAGTGAAGCTGAATTATTTGATCCCAGGACTGAGCCTTCCAACTTCCATAATCAAATTACTGAAG GAACTCCTTCCTTCCAAAGGGGACCACTTGATGGTTGGAACTTGGGACCTGGTTATCAAACTGCACAAGAATGGGCTAGAGAAAGGGCAGCTGACCCTGGGTCTACCTCAACACTTGATAACCTGAGTATCTTCTGCCTTCCTGTTGGTGTAAGACCGTTGGAGGAGTTGAAAGACAGGACCACTGTGTTCAATGTTTCAAAACTTCTAGAGCCAAAGAATGGAGATGATGTCAAAGCACTACCACTATTTAGGGACTTCACTAGCACCGCTTCTACCCTGTTGAAGGGAAGAACTGCTGATGGTCAAAAGAAACAGGGAGGACTTTCAAGTCGTGCAGCGTCTATGCTG GAGGCAGAACGTGATTCACCAAAAAAATGGACTCCTGTGATAGAGATGCAGTACAGAGGAGGAGTCTATCAAGGACGATGCCAGGGGGGCCTTCCTGAAGGAAAG GGTCGTTTAATACTTGTTAATGGAAGTATATATGATGGTATGTGGCGTTATGGTAAGAAGTCAGGTCTGGGTACATATTACTTTGGTAATGGAGATGTTTTTCAGGGTTCATGGAGAGATGATGTCATGCATGGAAAG GGTTGGTTCTATTTCCAAACTGGGGATCGATGGTTTGCAAACTTTTGGAAGGGGAAGGCCAATGGTGAGGGCCGCTTCTATTCAAAGTCTGGTGATGTATGCTTTGGTCATTTCCAAGATGGATGGCGACATGGCCACTTCCTTTGCATTGGTGTTGCTGGAGAAAG ATGCATTGAAGTATGGGATAAAGGTGTTCTTTTAAGCCGTAAGCAGTTAGACTCTAACACTGTTGCTGAATGA